One Watersipora subatra chromosome 4, tzWatSuba1.1, whole genome shotgun sequence genomic window carries:
- the LOC137393454 gene encoding uncharacterized protein, which yields MADPCAQAKRLLEDYVQSAGRRKINLTELKQSFRRISEAQLLQILAEISQGCNIGNPVHLAAREGDFNLIQVMVEFVHTRKERGELFNAVSKFGDGVIHFASVGGNVDIIDYIGELLPAEQMVQLLQLQSHRGDTAMHLASEHGCTSVIKSILKRCSRRDAKKMLKLRNCSGETVIHCAVESNKLEVIEEVMEFLLSNLSTEDILDILKVENNNGYTALMLGAQAGYIQSVKRLLERLPSNTQRLELLQLSNRDRKTAETLAAENGHEDVVAYLQSHKLPPKPMTKPKPDTKPKPVTKPKPATKFKPVTKPKPVIQPKPIAQASVKASGETSQEKPKLKKMHDMFSKKITELEDRQEVVRKRKSEYQETSAKAAERIAQLQKALEKSESEKDVISDKRDAAEIKCKELETELLKKDQTIKKCEKKIRKLNDTNEDLFFIRKRMIERQQHSLASEDQSDLQDLFNQLDNTRAEQEKSASQLENAKQELEQCKEELEQLETKTGHTKQEKRKLERRREECEKKVIILQQQKEEIEQKIEKFRESISATFSASSTASALPSPSLPTVSTVATQPTDAFAGEPSSVALQPSQETEDDVSNNDAVFAQFTDEVEQIDEFVKGIDEFMREIDDHGTANINMDESGAVCPIEKNIDDESKEKIQGKKFQEYTPEKEKITGRYTGGTHDAEDSDRGSLIERRSDEFHGNVPEKETIEENKKEINVSRSGRTHGAPLWRCESCGSFSVKQVPG from the exons ATGGCGGATCCGTGCGCCCAGGCTAAGAGATTGTTAGAAGACTATGTACAGTCAGCCGGAAGAAGAAAGATAAATTTGACTGAATTGAAACAAAGCTTCAGACGCATATCGGAAGCTCAACTATTGCAGATTTTAGCAGAAATTTCACAAGGTTGCAATATTGGAAATCCTGTGCATTTGGCAGCCCGAGAAGGAGATTTTAATCTTATCCAAGTAATGGTTGAATTTGTACATACACGAAAGGAACGTGGCGAGCTGTTTAACGCCGTCAGTAAGTTTGGTGATGGTGTCATACATTTTGCATCTGTGGGTGGAAATGTGGACATTATTGATTATATTGGGGAGCTGTTGCCTGCGGAACAAATGGTTCAGCTATTGCAGCTTCAATCACATAGGGGGGACACTGCCATGCATCTTGCTAGTGAACATGGCTGTACTAGTGTGATCAAATCCATTTTAAAACGATGTTCTCGCAGAGACGCTAAGAAAATGTTGAAGCTAAGAAATTGTTCGGGTGAAACAGTAATTCATTGTGCAGTTGAAAGCAATAAATTGGAAGTGATAGAGGAAGTGATGGAGTTCCTTCTAAGCAATTTATCTACAGAAGATATACTAGATATTTTAAAGGTGGAAAATAATAATGGGTACACAGCTCTGATGTTGGGTGCCCAGGCAGGATACATCCAATCTGTCAAACGTCTTCTGGAACGCCTTCCTTCTAACACACAGCGCCTAGAGTTATTGCAGCTGAGCAACAGAGATCGTAAAACAGCTGAGACTTTGGCTGCTGAAAATGGTCACGAAGATGTGGTTGCGTACCTCCAATCTCATAAACTGCCACCCAAACCTATGACAAAACCCAAACCCGACACCAAACCTAAACCTGTGACAAAACCCAAACCTGCCACCAAATTTAAACCTGTGACAAAACCCAAACCTGTCATCCAACCAAAACCTATTGCACAGGCTTCAGTTAAAGCATCTGGTGAGACGAGTCAAG AAAAACCAAAGCTTAAAAAGATGCACGACATGTTCAGTAAAAAGATAACTGAGTTGGAGGACCGTCAAGAAGTGGTTAGAAAGCGAAAGTCTGAATATCAAGAGACAAGTGCTAAAGCTGCTGAGAGGATCGCTCAGCTGCAAAAAGCACTTGAAAAAAGTGAATCAGAAAAAGACGTCATTTCTGATAAGCGTGATGCTGCCGAAATCAAGTGCAAGGAGCTTGAAACTGAATTACTAAAAAAGGATCAGACAatcaaaaaatgtgaaaaaaaaatAAGAAAGCTGAATGACACCAATGAAGATCTTTTTTTTATACGAAAGCGTATGATAGAAAGGCAACAACATTCATTGGCCAGCGAAGATCAGTCCGATTTGCAAG ATCTATTCAACCAGCTTGACAATACCAGAGCTGAACAAGAAAAGTCAGCATCTCAACTAGAAAATGCTAAACAAGAGTTGGAACAGTGCAAGGAAGAACTCGAGCAACTAGAAACCAAAACAGGTCACACAAAGCAAGAAAAAAGGAAACTTGAACGGCGGCGTGAGGAGTGTGAAAAGAAGGTCATCATTTTACAGCAGCAGAAAGAAGAGATCgagcaaaaaattgaaaagtttcGAGAAAGTATATCAGCGACCTTTTCTGCTTCCAGTACAG CATCTGCCCTACCTTCTCCTTCACTGCCGACTGTGTCTACAGTAGCAACGCAGCCGACAGATGCCTTTGCTGGAGAACCATCATCTGTAGCTCTTCAGCCTTCCCAAGAGACTGAAGATGATGTTT CTAATAATGATGCAGTCTTTGCTCAATTCACTGATGAGGTGGAACAGATTGATGAGTTTGTGAAAGGGATTGATGAGTTTATGAGAGAGATCGATGATCATGGAACGGCTAATATCAATATGGACGAGTCCGGTGCCGTATGTCcgattgaaaaaaatattgatgatGAATCAAAGGAGAAGATTCAAGGAAAGAAATTTCAAGAGTATACACctgaaaaagaaaaaatcaCGGGGAGGTATACTGGGGGAACCCATG ACGCTGAAGATTCAGACAGAGGATCTCTGATTGAACGGCGTAGTGATGAGTTCCATGGGAATGTCCCTGAGAAAGAAACAATCGAGGAGAACAAAAAAGAGATTAACGTATCGCGTTCTGGAAGAACCCATG GGGCGCCGTTGTGGAGATGTGAAAGTTGTGGCAGCTTCAGTGTTAAGCAGGTGCCAGGTTAA